One part of the Desulfonema ishimotonii genome encodes these proteins:
- the rimO gene encoding 30S ribosomal protein S12 methylthiotransferase RimO translates to MKAHLVSLGCARNLVDSEEMLGRLQQAGWQITDEPETAHVIIVNTCSFIESAVDQSIDTILALAGYKERGLCRTLIVAGCLPERYRADIVREIPEVDVFLGTGAFDRIVEAAEGTLTSENCLLPDPDSIITPVRNVPRVREAGHMAYLKIAEGCSRHCTYCIIPQLRGIQKSRPSARITDEARALIDAGTKELILVAQDTTDYGRDLGTGDDLARLLAALSDLSGDIWLRVLYGHPESITDAMIRVMTERPNICAYFDLPIQHASDAVLKKMGRRHPREDLLRLFEKIRAADPAAALRTTAIVGFPGETEEDFGELLDFAETVRFDHLGVFTYSDSDDLPSHRLPGHVRSEVAQERYDRLMALQVGISDENNQKYLDRTLKVLIEESPEPGLFTGRTAFQAPEVDGMVYVHHEGPLKIGDFAHVRITDTLEYDLVGETE, encoded by the coding sequence ATGAAAGCACATTTAGTCAGTCTCGGATGCGCGAGAAACCTTGTGGACAGTGAGGAGATGCTGGGACGGCTGCAACAGGCCGGCTGGCAGATCACAGACGAGCCGGAAACGGCTCATGTCATTATCGTTAACACCTGCAGCTTCATTGAGTCTGCCGTGGATCAGTCCATTGATACGATCCTGGCGCTGGCAGGGTACAAAGAGCGGGGCCTGTGCCGCACCCTGATTGTGGCCGGGTGTCTGCCGGAGCGCTACCGGGCGGATATCGTCCGCGAGATACCGGAGGTGGACGTCTTCCTGGGGACCGGCGCATTTGACCGGATTGTCGAGGCCGCTGAGGGGACACTCACATCGGAAAACTGCCTCCTGCCCGACCCGGACAGCATTATCACGCCGGTGCGGAACGTGCCCAGGGTCCGGGAGGCGGGCCACATGGCCTATCTGAAGATCGCCGAAGGGTGCAGCCGCCACTGCACCTACTGCATCATCCCGCAGCTCCGGGGCATACAGAAGAGCCGCCCGTCCGCACGCATCACAGATGAGGCCCGCGCCCTGATTGATGCCGGAACAAAAGAGCTGATTCTGGTGGCCCAGGATACCACCGACTATGGCCGGGATCTGGGAACGGGGGACGATCTGGCCCGGCTTCTGGCCGCCCTGTCCGACCTCTCCGGCGATATCTGGCTCCGGGTGCTTTACGGCCACCCGGAGAGCATTACCGACGCCATGATCCGGGTGATGACCGAACGGCCCAACATCTGCGCCTATTTTGATCTGCCCATCCAGCACGCCAGCGACGCGGTGCTGAAGAAGATGGGTCGCCGTCATCCCCGTGAGGATCTGCTGCGCCTCTTTGAAAAGATCCGGGCGGCCGACCCGGCGGCAGCGCTCCGCACCACCGCCATAGTGGGATTCCCCGGCGAGACCGAGGAGGACTTTGGGGAACTGCTCGATTTTGCCGAAACGGTCCGCTTTGACCATCTGGGCGTGTTCACCTATTCCGATTCCGATGACCTGCCGTCCCACCGTCTGCCCGGTCACGTCCGGTCGGAGGTGGCGCAGGAACGATACGACCGGCTTATGGCCCTTCAGGTCGGCATTTCCGATGAGAACAATCAGAAATATCTGGACAGGACTTTGAAGGTGCTGATAGAAGAATCACCGGAACCGGGCCTGTTTACGGGCCGGACCGCCTTTCAGGCCCCGGAAGTGGACGGCATGGTCTATGTTCACCATGAGGGTCCGCTGAAAATCGGCGATTTCGCCCATGTCCGAATTACGGACACATTGGAATACGATCTGGTGGGAGAGACGGAATGA
- a CDS encoding DnaJ family domain-containing protein, which yields MITGFGKIIEERIRVAQKKGHFDNLEGAGKPLALEDDNHIPEDLRLSYKVLKNSGFVPPEIEVRKEIRQTEDLLAETKDTAEQYRAIKKLNFLIMKLNSLSNTSVRFEMPQRYMRKLTDILK from the coding sequence ATGATCACCGGATTTGGAAAAATCATAGAGGAGCGCATCCGGGTTGCCCAGAAGAAAGGGCACTTTGATAACCTTGAGGGTGCAGGAAAGCCGCTGGCGCTTGAAGACGACAATCATATTCCCGAAGATCTCCGGCTTTCATACAAGGTACTGAAAAATTCAGGGTTTGTTCCCCCTGAAATCGAGGTCAGAAAGGAAATTCGTCAGACAGAGGATCTGCTGGCAGAGACGAAAGACACTGCTGAGCAATACCGTGCGATTAAAAAACTGAATTTTCTTATTATGAAGCTTAATTCCCTGAGCAATACATCTGTCCGGTTTGAAATGCCACAGAGATATATGCGGAAACTGACAGATATTTTAAAATAA
- a CDS encoding helix-turn-helix domain-containing protein translates to MKARRFEKGLTRMKLSELAGLDQSGISKIESGVRVNPNFTSVCAIASALGVTPNYFMAVVESN, encoded by the coding sequence ATGAAGGCCCGGCGGTTTGAGAAGGGCCTCACACGGATGAAATTGTCAGAATTGGCCGGGCTGGATCAGTCCGGTATCTCAAAAATTGAGAGCGGGGTCAGGGTGAACCCGAATTTTACCAGCGTCTGCGCTATCGCAAGCGCTCTCGGCGTAACCCCCAACTATTTCATGGCAGTTGTTGAGTCGAATTAA
- a CDS encoding D-alanine--D-alanine ligase family protein yields MKKLNIALIYGGISSEREVSLKGGTQVSEALDKTRYQVFRYDPMTDLNRLMADAPKIDAALIILHGPYGEDGTIQGMLELLDIPYQGSGVLGSALAMNKLASKRLYEQAGLPVPPWLHVRQEAASDPAAYMATLGLPIVVKPVSGGSSIGMSIVRTEDRLADALENAFSHDDSVLLESCIEGVEITAGVIGNEQPDPLPLIEIIPDASYDFFDYEAKYKPGATREICPARIDAGLTEKCQAYARIAHSALFCKGYSRTDFILKDREFYVLETNTIPGMTPTSLLPLAAKTAGIGFSQLLDRLIELCLEDHRKRKRIKTEDRSVPD; encoded by the coding sequence ATGAAAAAACTCAACATCGCACTGATTTACGGCGGAATCTCCTCCGAACGGGAGGTGTCGCTGAAGGGCGGCACCCAGGTCTCTGAGGCGCTCGACAAGACCCGATATCAGGTCTTCCGCTATGATCCCATGACGGACCTGAACCGCCTGATGGCGGATGCGCCGAAAATTGACGCAGCGCTGATCATTCTGCACGGGCCTTACGGCGAAGACGGCACGATTCAGGGGATGCTTGAGCTTCTGGATATCCCCTACCAGGGGAGCGGCGTGCTGGGCAGTGCCCTGGCCATGAACAAGCTGGCCTCAAAGCGGCTCTATGAGCAGGCGGGGCTGCCGGTTCCGCCCTGGCTTCATGTCCGCCAGGAAGCGGCCTCTGATCCTGCCGCATATATGGCCACGCTGGGGCTGCCCATTGTCGTGAAACCGGTCAGTGGCGGATCAAGCATCGGCATGTCCATTGTCAGAACGGAAGACCGTCTGGCCGACGCCCTTGAAAACGCCTTTTCCCATGATGATTCGGTGCTGCTGGAATCCTGCATCGAAGGGGTTGAGATCACCGCCGGTGTCATCGGAAACGAACAGCCGGACCCCCTGCCGCTGATTGAAATCATACCGGATGCGTCCTATGATTTTTTTGACTACGAGGCCAAATACAAGCCCGGCGCCACGCGGGAAATCTGTCCGGCCCGGATTGATGCGGGGCTGACGGAAAAATGTCAGGCATATGCCCGGATTGCCCACAGCGCACTCTTCTGCAAAGGATACAGCCGAACCGATTTTATCCTTAAAGACCGGGAATTTTATGTTCTCGAAACCAATACCATCCCCGGCATGACCCCCACCAGCCTGCTGCCCCTTGCGGCAAAGACCGCAGGAATCGGCTTCAGTCAGCTTCTGGACAGGCTTATCGAACTGTGTCTTGAAGATCACCGGAAACGCAAAAGGATCAAAACAGAAGACCGCTCCGTGCCGGACTGA
- the purE gene encoding 5-(carboxyamino)imidazole ribonucleotide mutase, translating to MCGHGLGGYPGSYKKGLPISGLDKVRSMRDAFVFHAGTAAADEGVVASGGRVLGVTALGDTVQDAIRRAYRAVSDIRWDDVCYRTDIGKKALTRLEAPPRVGIVMGSDSDVTVMDSAVGIMKKFGIPFDLTVASAHRSPQKAMAFAATARERGIQVLIAGAGHAAHLAGVIAAHTPLPVIGVPIDSSCLQGLDSLLSTVQMPPGVPVATMALGKPGAKNAGILAAQIIALSDPELAEKLDAFKAEMARQVEKKAEELERII from the coding sequence ATGTGTGGTCATGGCCTCGGGGGATATCCCGGTTCCTACAAAAAGGGGCTGCCCATCTCCGGCCTGGACAAGGTCCGCAGCATGAGGGATGCCTTTGTGTTTCATGCCGGGACGGCCGCCGCAGATGAGGGCGTGGTGGCCAGCGGTGGCAGGGTGCTGGGCGTTACCGCCCTGGGGGATACGGTTCAGGACGCAATCCGTCGCGCCTACAGGGCGGTTTCGGACATCCGGTGGGATGATGTCTGTTATCGGACGGATATCGGGAAAAAGGCCCTGACGCGTCTTGAAGCGCCGCCCAGAGTCGGCATTGTCATGGGAAGCGATTCGGATGTGACGGTCATGGACAGCGCCGTGGGCATCATGAAAAAATTCGGCATCCCCTTTGATCTGACAGTGGCCTCTGCCCACCGAAGCCCGCAGAAGGCGATGGCGTTTGCGGCCACGGCCCGCGAACGGGGCATACAGGTGCTGATTGCCGGCGCTGGCCATGCGGCCCATCTGGCCGGGGTTATTGCCGCCCACACCCCCCTTCCGGTCATCGGCGTCCCCATTGACTCCTCCTGCCTCCAGGGACTGGACTCACTGCTCTCGACCGTGCAGATGCCCCCCGGCGTACCGGTGGCAACGATGGCCCTGGGCAAGCCAGGTGCAAAAAACGCAGGCATCCTTGCGGCCCAGATCATTGCCCTGTCCGACCCGGAACTGGCGGAAAAGCTGGATGCGTTTAAGGCGGAAATGGCCCGGCAGGTTGAAAAAAAAGCGGAAGAACTTGAACGCATTATCTAA
- the purD gene encoding phosphoribosylamine--glycine ligase — translation MKILVVGSGGREHALVWKIHQSPKVEKIYCAPGNGGIAELATCVDISAEDIGGLLAFAKSEQIDLTVVGPEGPLSRGIVDRFEAEGLRVFGASGSAAELESSKSFAKDLMLRYGIPTARGRAFTDYEAAAAFIREMGAPIVVKADGLAAGKGVIVCEKEADALDALKQIMVDNAFGEAGQKVVMEECLTGEEASFLAFTDGNTVIPLPSSQDHKAIYDGDKGPNTGGMGAYSPAPVVDRYMHNRIMQEVMIPTVRAMAAEGRPYRGVLYAGLMIDGDQIKVLEFNARFGDPECQPLLMRLRSDIIPVMEAIIDGRLEQCKLDIDERAAVCVVMASGDIPVPTKRGCPSPAWTRSAA, via the coding sequence ATGAAAATCCTGGTAGTGGGCAGCGGCGGCAGGGAACACGCGCTGGTCTGGAAGATTCACCAGAGCCCGAAGGTTGAAAAGATATATTGCGCCCCCGGCAACGGGGGGATTGCCGAGCTGGCAACCTGCGTTGATATCAGTGCCGAGGATATCGGCGGACTGCTCGCATTTGCCAAATCCGAACAGATAGACCTGACGGTTGTCGGCCCGGAAGGCCCCCTCTCCCGGGGCATTGTTGACCGTTTCGAGGCGGAAGGGCTGCGGGTGTTCGGGGCATCCGGGAGCGCGGCAGAGCTTGAATCCAGCAAATCCTTTGCCAAAGACCTGATGCTCCGATACGGCATCCCGACCGCACGGGGCCGCGCATTTACCGATTATGAGGCTGCGGCGGCCTTCATCCGGGAGATGGGGGCCCCCATTGTCGTAAAGGCCGACGGCCTGGCGGCCGGAAAGGGCGTCATTGTCTGTGAAAAAGAGGCCGATGCCCTGGATGCCCTGAAACAGATCATGGTGGACAACGCCTTCGGAGAGGCCGGTCAGAAGGTCGTGATGGAAGAATGCCTGACCGGTGAGGAGGCCTCTTTTCTGGCGTTCACGGACGGCAATACCGTCATCCCCCTCCCCTCCTCTCAGGATCACAAGGCCATATATGACGGTGATAAGGGCCCCAATACCGGCGGAATGGGCGCCTATTCCCCGGCCCCCGTTGTGGACCGCTATATGCATAACCGGATCATGCAGGAGGTGATGATCCCCACCGTCCGGGCCATGGCTGCCGAGGGACGGCCCTACAGGGGCGTCCTCTATGCAGGCCTGATGATTGACGGGGATCAGATAAAGGTGCTGGAGTTTAACGCCCGGTTCGGAGATCCCGAATGTCAGCCGCTGCTGATGCGGCTCAGAAGCGATATCATCCCCGTCATGGAGGCGATTATCGACGGCAGACTGGAGCAGTGCAAACTCGATATCGACGAGCGGGCCGCTGTATGTGTGGTCATGGCCTCGGGGGATATCCCGGTTCCTACAAAAAGGGGCTGCCCATCTCCGGCCTGGACAAGGTCCGCAGCATGA
- a CDS encoding L-threonylcarbamoyladenylate synthase, which produces MNALSKTRNIDPFTPQPEMIAEAADHIRSGRVVVFPTMGLYGLGADAENADAVDRIFAIKGRSSQKPILVLIHHRSQLSRLVKTIPPVAEKIMNLFWPGGVTLIFEARDTLPVNLTAGTGKIGVRICEHPVAVALVQALGSPLTGTSANLSGQSGCFQVDTLSPGIAEQADLILDAGPLQHGGIASTVVDVSGDAPRVLREGRVTATAIMTAATKRDRNFVDKFV; this is translated from the coding sequence TTGAACGCATTATCTAAAACAAGAAACATTGACCCGTTTACCCCGCAGCCGGAGATGATTGCCGAGGCGGCAGACCATATCCGGTCCGGCCGCGTGGTGGTCTTCCCGACCATGGGCCTTTACGGGCTGGGGGCGGATGCTGAGAATGCGGATGCCGTGGACCGGATTTTTGCGATAAAGGGCCGGTCTTCGCAGAAGCCGATTCTGGTTCTGATCCATCACAGATCCCAGTTGAGCCGGCTGGTTAAAACCATTCCCCCGGTTGCCGAAAAGATCATGAATCTCTTCTGGCCGGGCGGGGTCACGCTGATCTTCGAGGCCCGTGACACCCTGCCGGTCAATCTGACGGCAGGGACTGGGAAGATCGGGGTCCGGATTTGTGAACATCCGGTGGCGGTGGCCCTTGTTCAGGCGCTGGGCAGCCCGCTGACCGGCACAAGTGCCAATCTGTCCGGCCAGTCCGGGTGTTTTCAGGTCGATACCCTCTCCCCCGGGATTGCGGAGCAGGCGGATCTGATTCTGGATGCCGGGCCGTTGCAGCACGGGGGAATCGCCTCGACGGTGGTGGATGTCTCCGGGGATGCACCCAGAGTGTTGCGGGAGGGCCGTGTCACCGCGACCGCGATTATGACGGCAGCGACAAAAAGGGATCGCAATTTTGTTGACAAGTTCGTCTGA
- a CDS encoding polyprenyl synthetase family protein — protein sequence MSDLKRKILDRTQADLAAIEAALRDNLGARMALVDEVAGHILFSGGKRLRPLLMVLAARLCGYDGKRDTFFSTIFEYLHVATLLHDDLVDGADLRRGKAAAYQVYGNSVAVLTGDFLLARSLSIAAETQSPAVIRVIAGITEEMSQGEIDQMMRRENLGLTEAEYMEIIRRKTAVLIEGACRVGALISGASAEETDALTGYGFHMGIAFQMADDLLDYVADTAVLGKAVGADLREGKLTLPVIHALQHAEPEDRARMTEIITRRDFSVSDFEGFSRLLRTCGGIDYTRAQAESHIRTAKERLGIFGDSEAKGVLTDIADYALDRKS from the coding sequence ATGAGTGATCTGAAACGGAAAATTCTGGACCGTACCCAGGCCGACCTTGCGGCCATCGAGGCGGCCCTGCGCGACAATCTGGGGGCACGGATGGCGCTGGTGGACGAGGTGGCCGGGCATATCCTGTTCAGCGGGGGCAAGCGGCTCCGGCCTCTGCTCATGGTGCTGGCCGCACGCCTGTGCGGATATGATGGGAAGCGGGACACATTTTTCTCCACGATCTTTGAATACCTCCATGTGGCGACCCTGCTTCACGACGATCTGGTGGACGGTGCGGATCTGCGGCGGGGAAAGGCCGCTGCTTACCAGGTCTACGGCAATTCCGTTGCGGTCCTCACTGGGGATTTCCTGCTGGCCCGCTCCCTGAGCATTGCCGCCGAAACCCAGAGCCCGGCGGTCATCCGGGTGATTGCGGGCATTACAGAGGAGATGTCCCAGGGCGAGATCGACCAGATGATGCGCAGGGAAAATCTGGGGCTGACCGAGGCCGAATACATGGAGATTATCCGTCGCAAAACCGCCGTACTCATTGAGGGCGCGTGCAGGGTGGGGGCGCTGATCTCCGGCGCATCTGCCGAAGAGACGGACGCCCTGACCGGTTACGGATTTCATATGGGAATCGCATTTCAGATGGCCGATGATCTGCTCGATTATGTGGCCGACACAGCAGTGCTGGGCAAGGCCGTGGGCGCGGACCTGCGGGAAGGGAAACTGACGCTGCCGGTGATTCACGCCCTGCAACACGCCGAGCCGGAAGACCGCGCCCGCATGACGGAGATCATCACCCGCAGGGACTTTTCCGTGTCGGATTTTGAGGGGTTCAGCCGTCTGCTCCGTACCTGTGGCGGCATTGACTATACAAGGGCACAGGCCGAAAGCCATATTCGGACGGCCAAAGAACGCCTGGGGATTTTCGGCGATTCCGAGGCCAAAGGCGTGCTGACAGACATTGCGGACTACGCGCTGGACCGGAAGTCCTGA